The segment CAAGCCGATTAACCCGATTTGTTGCATATCTTCGACACTGCAATGGGTATTGGCATGAACGCGTAATTGGTTAGAAACCCTTTTCACTAGATGTTGATATTGATTGAGTAGGTAATTTTCATCAATGGCAACAGCAGGAGTGTTTATGTCTTCTGAGTGACTGTAAGCGTCTTGATACTGCATGTCCAACATACGTTCCGACCTTACTGCACGACAAATTTAGTAAGAAGTACATCATCGATGTTATGAAGAATATCTGTTTTATCAAACGCTGAAAGAACGGACTGTTTCACTTCGTTCTGCAATTTGTCGATGATGCCGTCTTGCTGAATGTCCTCATAGGTTTTATCACTAAACAGTTTGATCATTGAGTTGTGAACAACAGGCATATAATCATTTATGTTTTCAATGGCTTCCGGGTATCTGGTTTCCACGGCAATTTCAAGCATAAGGAAATGATTTTGTTTTTCCCCTTTAATACTGAGTACTACTTTCTCTAGCGAACGAAAGCTTGGAGCTTGAGCACCTTCTGGCGAGTTGTAGGTTAGAAAAGACAATGGGGATTGAGCAAACCAGTTATTTGATTCGCCATTGTTCGGGGATTTTAGATACATAATACCGCCAAAAACGATACCACTTGTAACGAGCATGTTAGTGACAAGTAGCATGATAAACATTGTGATAATTTGTTTTTTGGACATAACTATTTCCTAGGATATTCGCTTTAGGCTTGTGCACTGAGCCAATGTTCAGACGTTGGTGTATAGTCTTGGTCTGAAGAGGTTTCTTTCGCTTTATAAATTCTGCCGTTTTGCTCTTCAAAGGTTTGACTTTGTTGTTGATTGCGTTGATCTGAGCCCACGTTGACATCAACATTGACGAAATTTTGTTCCTGAAGTTCAGCACGTAAACGGTCCGAAACCTGCATCAGGGCTTCTCGTGTCGCTGCATTATTTGCATTGATTTGTACACTTAGACGATCTCCTTCTATTCGAACGACCAAATCCAGTTTTCCAAGATCCGGTGGGTCGAGACGAATCTTTGCTTCCTGAAGGTTTTGCTGCGCTTGTAGCGTGACACGATCATGCAGTACCTGAAGCATTTGCTCGCCCCATTTACCCGCTTGAGTATCAATGCGTAAGGTAGCCCATTCTGGTCGGTTTTCACCTGCTGTTACGTTTGTAGTAGATGAAGAGTGTAGGGGGGCTGATTGTGCAGTTGGAGGTAGCGGCGAGGCTCCTATGTTACTGAGCTCACTGTTGATTGCACTGACAAGTTTGATGTCTGCAATAGGCGTATTTGATGTCCTACCGTTAACTTCTGGGTTTGTTAACGGAGTTTGCAATACATTCGTGCTTGTAACTTGATCCGCGTTTGTAGCTTGGGGAACTGATATCTGGTTGTTTAATGTGCCAGCTTCAGCCCCTGTTATATTTCTGCCTTGAGTATATTGTCCATTGGCAAAATTAAACCCAGATACAATTACACCTTGTGCTTGTGCGTTGCTTCTGGATTCAGGTTTGTTCATCTCTTGCACAATATTAACTGTAGGCGGAACCAACATGTTTAACTCTTGCTGAGTATCATCACTGACTTGTTGCTCGTTTGACGCTATGGCGTGTGGATTATCATCCACAGCAAGCTTATGTTCCGTTTTGGACAATGCGGAATTAAATGG is part of the Vibrio diazotrophicus genome and harbors:
- a CDS encoding flagellar basal body-associated FliL family protein, whose product is MSKKQIITMFIMLLVTNMLVTSGIVFGGIMYLKSPNNGESNNWFAQSPLSFLTYNSPEGAQAPSFRSLEKVVLSIKGEKQNHFLMLEIAVETRYPEAIENINDYMPVVHNSMIKLFSDKTYEDIQQDGIIDKLQNEVKQSVLSAFDKTDILHNIDDVLLTKFVVQ
- a CDS encoding flagellar hook-length control protein FliK, whose translation is MQGLTTTQQATSPVKENASFTKSVHQARSFNSDGQANSEVFTLVQIPFNSALSKTEHKLAVDDNPHAIASNEQQVSDDTQQELNMLVPPTVNIVQEMNKPESRSNAQAQGVIVSGFNFANGQYTQGRNITGAEAGTLNNQISVPQATNADQVTSTNVLQTPLTNPEVNGRTSNTPIADIKLVSAINSELSNIGASPLPPTAQSAPLHSSSTTNVTAGENRPEWATLRIDTQAGKWGEQMLQVLHDRVTLQAQQNLQEAKIRLDPPDLGKLDLVVRIEGDRLSVQINANNAATREALMQVSDRLRAELQEQNFVNVDVNVGSDQRNQQQSQTFEEQNGRIYKAKETSSDQDYTPTSEHWLSAQA